ATTAGGCGGAATTGTGATTTTTATTCCACAAATCGCCTTTCTCTTCCTATTTATTTCCATTCTTGAAGAAACCGGCTATATGAGTCGGGTAGTATTTTTAATGGATCGCATTATGCGTCGTTTCGGTTTAAGCGGAAAAAGTGTTGTCCCCTTGGTTTCGGGAACAGCCTGCGCCATACCGGCGATTATGGCAACACGAAATATTGAAAACTGGAAAGAACGCCTTATTACCATATTGGTAACACCCTTTACTACTTGTTCGGCAAGGCTTCCGGTGTATTTAATTATTATCGCGCTGGTAATTCCCGAACAACGTATTTTGGGTATTTTCAGTTTACAAGGTATTACCTTGATGTTATTGTATATGTTGGGATTCGCTACCGCAATCTTTTCGGCATATATTTTAGATAAAATTCTCAAAATTAGATCCAAAACCTTTTTTGTGGTTGAAATGCCTAACTACAAACTTCCCATGTTTAAAAATGTGGTAATTACCGTAGTTGAAAAGACAAAATCATTTGTCTTGGGTGCCGGTAAAATTATCCTGGCGATTTCAGTAATTCTTTGGGTACTTGCTTCCTACGGCCCGGGAGATTTCAATAATGCCGAAGCCATAGTGACACAGGAAAATTCAGCAGCATCACTTTCAGAACCTGAACTTGAAACCAAAATAGCAGCTTTCAAGTTGGAGAATTCCTATATAGGAATCCTTGGAAAAGGAATCGAACCCGCTGTACGACCCCTGGGGTACGACTGGAAAATTGGTATTGCCATTGTGAGCTCTTTTGCAGCAAGAGAAGTATTTGTGGGTACTTTAGCGACTATATACAGCGTGGGAAGTGAAGAAGAAGAAACCATTAAAAACCGTATGGCCGCCGAAGTAAATCCGGTATTAGGCACGCCCTTGTTTAATTTTGCTAGTGGGGTTTCCTTACTTTTATTCTATGCCTTTGCCATGCAGTGTATGAGTACACTGGCAATCGTAAAAAAAGAAACAAACAGTTGGAAATGGCCAATGTGGCAACTATTTGCCATGAGCGCTATCGCTTATATCGTTGCCTTGGCAGCGTATCAAATTTTAAAATAATATCTTTGTAATATGCAAACTATATTAGTCCTTATTACCTTCTGTCTTGCCACAGGTTATCTGCTAAGAAAATTTGTGTGGAATCCTATTTTTGAAGGCAGACAAAAAACGTCTAAAACCTTAGACGGAGGTAAAACTAAATGCGGCAAGAAAGATTGCGGCTGTCACTAAATTTATCCCTTGTTTTCTGAAATAAGCAAAGCATAATCCTTTATTTCGTTTGTGCTTTCCTTCGGGTAAGGAGTTACCATGGTGGCCTCCAAACTATATCCCGAAACAGAATATAAGATGTTATCTATTGATTCTCCCGGTTTTGTCTGACCAAAAATTAGTTTCTTAATTTCGGTAGGTTTCCCTTTCGCTTTTACTTCAACATTCACAACAACACGTCCCGCCCAGACACAAGTTACGTATTCGGGACATCGGGAATCTTCCACTACATCGAGAAACTTGATAATAACAGGTCCAATTTGAGCCGATTCTCCCAAAGCAACCTTGATAACAATTTTAGGAATCTCCACCGGATTCTGACTTTGACTATAAACGATGGCTGAAAACAATACAACAACCAATAAAAGTGATTTTTTCATTCCAAAACGATTTTATTTTTAAAGATAAAGGAAAATATTGTGCCAAAAAACGCTAACCTCTAAATAAAAAGAAATCATCCTTCATATGCTCAATCCTGTCATCTTTGTTAGTCATAATGTATTCCAGAGCACGCTGAGTAAAATCTTTCCCTTTTTCGGTTAACGAGACCACCCCTTTTTGGATCGATATCATATTGTTCTTCTGGGCCAAATCAAGTACCGTTTTAGCCCGTACCTTCTGCCAATTTATATGCTCGTTTAGGTGATTGATATGGCGTTCATTTTCTTCGGAATGGTTGTTCAAATGCAATAAAAAGGTAATTAAAGAAACCTCTGTACGTTGTTGCTTCTGTCTGTACAAAACCGAAAGCAATCCTTTTCGAGGTGCGAATAAATACACAAACAGGAACAAAACTCCTAGCACTGTGGTTATGGATCCCGAAATTGAAGCATCCAAGCCGTGTGCAAGCCAGTAGCCACCAAGTGCCGAAACAATTCCAAAGACAATGGACAAAGCTATCATTTTCTTTAAATCGCTCGTGAGCAAATAGGCGGTCGCCGCCGGAGCAATCATTAATGCAACCACTAAAATGGCACCTACTGCATCGAAAGCCCCCACCACCGTTACCGAAGAAACCGACATGAGTCCGTAATGCATAATTATTGGAGAAATCCCTAAAGCCGAAGAAAGTCCGGCGTCGAAAGTACTCACTTTCAGTTCTTTGAAAAAGAGTATCAATAATGCGATGGTTATCAATAAAATGGTTCCCATGAGCCACAACGATTTCGGTCCCAAATCCATGCCCGATATCAGAAGCCTGTCAAAAGGAGCAAAGGCCAATTCGCCTAAAAGAACGGCATCGACATCCAAATGCACATCGTTTGCATTCTTGGCAATAAGTATCACTCCAATACTAAATAAGGCCGGGAATACCAGCCCAATGGCAGTGTCTTCTTTTACCAGACCTGTTTTCTGAATGGCTTCCACCAAGACTACCGTAATGACACCCGTTAACGCTGCCAATAAAATAAGCAGAGGAGAATTTAAATCCTGAGTGATAAAAAACCCGATTACAATTCCGGGTAATATGGAATGACTTATCGCATCGCTTATTAAGGCCATTTTCCGCAACACCAAAAACACCCCGGGAATGGCGCAGGCAATCGCCACCACTACAGCGATTAATTGTATTTCTATTTGCGGACTAGTCATCTTTAAGTTGTTGGCTATATAAATTTTTTGCAGCTTCAAAGCCGTTTTCGGTCATGGCCCACTGCTGTCCCTCAAGCGTAATCCATTCCTTATCTTCCATTTGTTTGAGTGATTTTCTCGTAAATCCCTGGAAGTTATTTAGAATACGAATGGCATGCGGATGCGAAATATTTTCGTGATCTCTTGCTATCCCGTACATAACTTGCAGGGTTTTCTTTAGTTTTAAGTCTCTCCGGTTATTTCTGAAACGTATTTCACGAAACAACAAACCTCTTCCGGGAGAAAACACAAATGAAACCAAAACAAAAACCGCTGCTACCAAAACAATTACCGGACCTGTAGATAAATTATTCTGACTCGCACTAATGGCTGTACCAAAAACGCCCGAAAATGCTCCAAAAATTGCTGCCAAAACAATCATAACCCCTAAGCTGTTGGTCCATTGACGTGCCGCGGCTGCCGGTGCCAGCAACATAGCGCTCATAAGGACAACTCCTACGGTTTGCAGTCCCAACACAATGGCCAGAACAATAAAAAATGTAATAAGCACATCAATAAATTTTGTATTGAAACCCAGCGTTTTGGTGTAATCTGCGTCGAAAAGCAGAATTTTAAATTCTTTCCAGAAAAGCAATAAAATTACCAGGCTTATTCCCGTAACGATTAGCATTAAGCGCACATCGTCCTCTACCAGTGTTGCTGCCTGTCCGAATAAATATTTATCCAATCCGGCTTGATTGGCATTGGGTTGTTTCTGAATAAAAGTTAACAAAAGCATTCCGAAACCAAAAAAAAGCGACAGCACCAATCCCAAAGCAGTATCGCTTTTAAGATGTGTTTTCGATGTCATTCCTCGAATCCAAAATGTCCCGATTAATCCGCTAATCAAAGCGCCTAACAAAAGGATATTGGTGTCTTTGGCTCCTGTAATTAAAAAGGCAAGCGCAATCCCCGGTAAGGCTGCATGAGAAATAGCATCTCCTAACAAACTTTGTTTTCTCAAGACCGCAAAACTTCCCAACATTCCGCAAATAGCTCCCAATACCGCCGTCCCCATTGTTATGGTTCGGAGGGTGTAATCACTCCAGAGCAATTCGAAATATTCAGAAAGGGTCATGCGTCTAGGCTCTTTTATCTATTTTCTTTTCTCTTAAAAATCTATTTATTGATAGCTACTTTATAATTGATGCCATACGTTTTTGTAAGGTTATCGTCATTAAAAATTTCTTTTACGGGCCCGGTTGCGATCTTTTTCACATTTAAAAATGTGACCCAATCGAAATATTCGGGCACGGTTTGTAAGTCGTGATGTACCACAATTAAGGTTTTCCCGTCCTTTCGTAGTTCTTTTAAAATATTGATTATCGCTATCTCGGTGGTGGCATCAACACCTTGAAAGGGTTCATCCATAAAATAGATGGCCGCATTCTGCACCAAGGCTCGAGCCAGAAAGACCCGTTGTTGCTGACCGCCGCTCAACTGACTAATTTGTCGGTTTTTAAAGGACAGCATTCCCACTTTTTCCAAAGCTTCCAGAGCGGCTTTTTTCTCCTTCTGTCCGGGGCGTTTTATCCATCCTAAGCTTCCGTAGGTACCCATCATTACTACATCGATGGCCGTGGTTGGAAAATCCCAGTCTACACTTCCCTTTTGGGGAACATAAGCGACTAACTTTCGCTGTTTTTCGTAAGGTTTATCGTAAATAGAAATACTTCCCGCAATGGGTTTTATAATTCCTAGAATAGCCTTTATCAAAGTGGATTTTCCGGCTCCATTGGGACCCACAATTGCCATAAGTACGCCTTCAGGGACAGCTAAATCTATATCCCACAAAACCGGTTTGTAGTTATAGGCTACCGTAAGATCATCTACTTGAACAGCGTATTTGGTTTCCATTATTTTAAGGAATTAACTATTGTGGTTACATTGTATCGAAACATCCCTATATAGGTTCCTTCTTCAGTTCCCGTGTTTCCTAAGGCATCACTGTAAAGAGATCCGCCAATTGAGACTTCGGCGCCTTTTGAAAGTACGGATTCCTGAAGTGCTTCGATGGTTCTTCGTGGCACCGAACTTTCCACAAAGATGGCTTTTACTTGCTTTTCAATTATAAAATCTGATAGGCGCTGTACATCCTGCACTCCTGCTTCGGTGGCAGTAGAAATTCCCTGCAGTCCCACAACCTCAAAATCGTATGCCTTTCCAAAATAATTAAAGGCGTCATGTGCCGTTACAAGTATTCTTTTTTCCTTCGGAAGTGTTGCAATGATTGCTTTTACTTCGGCTTCAAGTGTTTTTAACTTTTCAATATACACCAGCTTGTTTTGCTGAAAAGCTTCTGCGTTTTCAGGATTGGCTTTTGCCAGTTCATCAGTTACTTTTTCGGCAAACTGTATAAAATACTGAATATCGAACCATACATGCGGATCGTAATTGGACGCAAAATATTCGGAGCCAATTAACGTATTCTTGTCTAATACTTCAGCAAGTGCAATTTGCTTTTTATTGGTGCTTTCCATTTTTTCAAATACATCTACCAACTTCCCTTCCAGATGCAGCCCGTTGTAAAAAATAATATCGGCGGTGAAAAGTTTCGACACATCGCCTTCACTTGCCTTATACAAATGAGGATCCACCCCGGCGCCCATGAGTCCGTTGACTTCGATAAAATCTCCACCAATGTTTTTAACCAAATCGGTTATCATGGTAGTAGTGGTAACAATTTTTAATTTTCCATTATCTTCAGCAGGGCTTTTGCACCCTGTGAACATTGAAATTATGGCAATAAGTAGTAGTATCTTTTTCATCGTAATTAATTAGGTAATCGCAGGCTTAGTCCTGCGCTCACTAGTATATCTTGTCCTTCGGTGAAGCTTCGACCGAATGTTGCATCCAGTTGTATGTTTTTTTGAAGGGCATACGTCAACCCGGTATCCCAATAATGATTTGCCTTACTATCTTCAGGAAAATCTCCATAGACTTCGGCGTAGATGCCTATTTTTTCTGAAATACTGAAACCATATACCAGGGTGTAGACATAGGCGACTTCCGAAGAATCGTCTCCCCACTGGGCTCCCAAATTATAGGCAATACCCGATTTTTCATTTATGGTATGTGCAAACGAAAAACGGAAATCGACTCCCGTTGTTTCGGGCCTATAGTCTGTTGCGGCCAAAAACGGAAGCATTAGATGTCCTAACAATCCAATATCGGGCAATAATCCTTTCTCTTCAGTAATTTCAACTTTCATCCCCAGAAGCAAGGGTGAAAATCCACTAGAAACATCCGAAATTCGGGTTCCATCCAGCGAAGTTCTGCCTTCTTCAAAATTCCAGCCCACTCGCAATTCGAAGTTATTCAGCAAGCCGTATCGCACCAATGTGGTATTGTATCCCAAGATCTCATCTTGGATACCCTCATTTTTATAAGATTCATAAAAAGCGCCGGTTTCCAGTTGAATTGATCCTTTCGGAACTGTATTTGGAGATTCGGTGGCATCGGGCCTGTCGGTAATTAAGTCGGCAGTTTCTTCTTTTTCCTGTGCTTGAATTCCAAAGGCAGCGCCAATAAACGAAACGAGGAAAAAATGTTTAAGATAATTCATACTAATTGGTTTGTACATAGAGGTTTTCGGCTATTTTTTGGGAAATAAAGAATTGGTCACTCCCTACCTGGATAATCATGGAACCGTCAAAAAACTCCTTTCCAAGCACCTTTACTTTTGTGCCGATGCTAATTTTTCTTTTGTCCAGATATTGCAAAAATTCGGGGCTGGTCTCTTTAACGCCTACACATACTCCCCGCTGATTTTTATTGCACTCTGAAAGCAGTTTCTTTTCGGTGCGTTTTACATTTCCGTGTTTATCGGGGATAGGGTCGCCATGCGGATCGAAATCGGGGTTTCCTAAAAATTTATCCAATCGGGTCACAAGTTCATCGGACTGGATATGTTCTAATTGTTCGGCAATTTCATGCACCTCATCCCAATGGAAATTGAGTTTTTCAACCAAAAACACTTCCCAAAGGCGGTGTTTTCTAATCACACTCGCTGCGATCTTTCTTCCGTTGGGAGTTAATAAAGTTCCTTTGTACTTTTTATAGGAAAGCACTTCTTTTTCGGCCAGTTTCTGTACCATATCCGTTACAGATGAGGGTTTGGTGTCCATGCGCTCGGCGATAGCATTGGTACTCACCTCCCCTTGCATTTGTTGCTCCAAATGATAGATGGCTTTTAAATAATTCTCTTCTGCTAATGAAAACATAGGGCAAAGGTAAAGATATTTTTCTATTTATATGCATTTTATTTTTAGCCTTGTCTAAATATGAATAGAAAGCATTGCAGAAAACCTATTCTCTAAGTACAACTTGTGGGCGCCGTATCAAGCCAACCTTCGGCAGGTAAATGCGGCGTGCAAAATAAGATGGTGTTGTTATTCTGAAGAATTTTTATCATTCTACTATTCCTTTGTCATTCTGACGCAAGTCAGAATCTTTTAATCACAGAATGTATCAAAAACCTCTCTCTTTCTGAAGTTGTTCGTAGGCTTCCCTAACTTTTCTGAATTTTTCTTCAGCCCCTTTTTGATAGGCGGCATCCATGTGTTGCAGTTTGTCCGGATGGTATTTTTTCGCCATGTTTCTATAGGCCGCCTTCACTTCCAAATCGGTGGCGGTGCGCTCAATTTCAAGAATCTTATAGGCGCTATCCGGATTTTTGAAGAACATGGCCTTGATACTTTCAAAGTCCCGAAACTGGACTCCCAGATATCCTGAAATTTTATGTATTTCGGCTACTTCAGGATTGGATACATGTCCGTCGGCATTCGCAATACTGAATAAAAAGTGAAGAATCTGGAGTCGGGATTCATACCTAGTTCTTGAACGTAGCAACTGACAAATATGCACTGCCGAAACCTGGCGTTTCTTTATTACCTCATTGAAAACGCGAAAGGTTGCGTTGGCACGTTCAGCTCCGTAGGCCTGAACGAAATATTGACGTACGTAATCCAGTTCACTCTTATTTACGGTTCCGTCGGCTTTAATAACCAGGGAGGCGAGGGAGAGCAGATTTAATTCAAAATCGGCAGGAGTGACTCTATCCCCTTGTTGCGGTTGAAAAACCTGTTGAAATGAAGACCCTTTTTTACCGATAAGGTTGTCGAGTAAACTTCCAATTAAAAATCCTAAGATAGCACCGGGGAATCTAAAAAATGTATAGCCTAAAATAGCGGCAAACCAACGAATCATGCAAATGTAATTTCTGTGACTAAAAAGCGACCAAAGATAACTAATTACAGTAAGAGTTTTGGAACTCTTTAACGCTTTGATAACCTTAAAATTGGTTACCTTTGCATCAAATTTGTTACACATTTAATCACATTTATTATGTATCCAGCAGAATTAGTACAACCTATGCGCGAAGACCTAACCAAGGTAGGTTTTACCGAATTATATACCGCAGACGAAGTGAACAATGCCATTGCCAAAGAAGGAACTACCCTTGTGGTAGTGAATTCGGTTTGTGGCTGTGCAGCGGCAAACGCACGTCCCGGAGCCACCATGTCCTTACAAAACACAAAAAAACCCGATAATATAGTTACTGTATTTGCCGGTGTAGACCGCGAAGCAGTAGATGCTGCAAGGGCGCATATGATTCCTTTTCCCCCAAGCTCGCCTTCTATGGCCCTATTTAAAAACGGAGAATTGGTTCATATGCTGGAGCGTCATCATATTGAAGGACGACCCGCTACAATGATTGCCGAAAATTTAATGGGCGCTTATAACGAACATTGCTAAAAAAGCTATCAAACTTTTCAAAAACCGCCGGGTAATCCCAGGCGGTTTTTTTATACTTTTGAAGTAATGAAACAACTTTACAAAATTGTAAGTTATCCGTTTTCGGCGCTGTTTTTTATCCTTTTTGGGTTAAATCTGCTGTTTTTTCACCCAATTCAGTGGATTTGTCTCAATATTTTCGGATATCAGGCACATAAAAAAAGTGTCGATTATTTTAATTGGGTAATCATTCGATTGTTACATATAGTGGGTACAACGTATTCGGTAAAAATTTTAGAAAGTATACCCAGAAACATTCCAATTATTATTGCCTCTAACCATCAAAGTATGTGGGATATTTCTCCCCTTATCTGGTTTCTTCGGAAATGTCATCCTAAATTTATTTCGAAAATTGAATTGGGAAAAGGAATTCCTTCGGTTTCATTCAATCTGAAATACGGCGGAAGCGTCCTAATTGATCGGAAAAATCCGCAGCAAGCTACCGAACAAATCGCGAAAATTGCCAAGTACATCTCTCGACACAACCGCAGTGTTGTTATTTTTCCTGAAGGTACCCGAAGTAGGAACGGAGTTCCAAAAACGTTTCACCGTAAGGGTCTCACTATATTATTTAAAAATGCACCCGAAGCCTATGTCCTTCCGGTTACGGTCAATAATTCATGGAAATTACAGCAAAATGGATTGTTTCCCATTCCTCTTGGAGTTCGATTGCATTTTTTGGTGCATCCTGCTATAAAAGTTTCCGAATACACTTCAGAAGCACTTATCGACAAGGTCGAAAAACAGATAAAAGACGCTGTTATTAATTAAAACAAGCTTGTTTGCGGATTCTTAAGCTGCAAATAATGGGAACCGTCTAATGGAGGAATTTTTCGGTCTTTCAAGTATTTCTTTCGCGCCAATTTTATGGTATCATTTATTTGTGTAGCAATGGTTCCTTCACCTCTCATCCTCATTCCGAAGCGGCTATCGTTTAGTTTTCCGCCGTGGCATTCGGCAATTTGATGGAGAATCCGTTCTGCACGATCGGGAATGGTTTTATGTGCCCAATCGGTAAAGAGCTCGGCAATTTGCCCATTCAGTCTAACAATGGTGTGCCCTACATCCAGCGCTCCCAATTCGGCTACTTTCTTAACCAATGGCAGGATTTCATGGCTGTTTAAGGACGGTATAATGGGCGCCATCATAACCCGAACAGGAATATTATTTTCTGAAAGCACTTCCACGGTTTTTAGACGTTGTTTGATACTTGCCGTTCGAGGTTCCAGCAGGCGTCTGGTTTCTTCGGAAAGTGAGGTAACGGAAATATTTACCACGATACAATTCAATTTTGCCAATTCCTTTAAAATATCCAGATCACGAAGCAGCAATGAGTTTTTGGTAATTATCCCGGTAGGATGCTTCCACCTCAGCATTACTTCCAAACATTTTCGCGTGATCTCCAGCTTTCTTTCGATAGGTTGGTAGCAGTCTGTGTTCCCCGAAAAAACAATAGGATGTGGTTGCCAGGATTTGCTCTTCAGCTTTTCTTCCAACAACTGCGGGGCATTCGTTTTTATCAGGATATTACGCTCAAAATCCAAACCTGCGCCGTATCCCCAGTATTCATGGCTGTTACGTGCGTAGCAATACACACAACCGTGCTCACAACCCTGATACGGATTTGCAGAAAATCCCATCCCAACATCGGGGCTGTCTACCTTGTTTACAAATGTTTTTGGAAAGACGTCGATGTAATTTGTCTTGTTACTTTCTGCTTCTTCCCCTTCGGCATCGCAAAAATTAAGGAAATCGTCCCGAATTTCATGGCGCAGTTCGAAGAAGCGATTGGCCACATTTTTCTGAGCACCACGCCCTTTTAAAAATTGTTCGGACATAAAAATAACTTTGAAGATGTTCCTCAAAGTTATTTAAATATTGGAATATTTCCTATTTAAATTGGATTTATTCCCAATCTATTTTCCGGGAAAATTCGCCTTACGTTTTTCCAAAAATGCCTGTGTGCCCTCATGGAAATCGGCTGTGCCGAAACACTTTCCAAACTGAGTGATTTCTTCATCAAAACCATTCTCCCCGTCTTCGTATCCGGCATTGATAGCAGCAATTGCCGATGCAATAGCCACCGATGAATTTCTTTTAATTTTTTCGGCAATCGCAATGGTTAAGTCCATTAATTCTTCCCGGGAAGTGACATGGTTAACGAGGCCGTATTGCAATGCCTGATGTGCATCAATCATTCCGGCAGTCATGATAAGTTCCATGGCTCTGCCCTTTCCTACTAAGTGAGGTAAGCGTTGTGTCCCTCCATAACCCGGAATTACCCCAAGAGATACTTCGGGCAAGCCCATCTTGGCATTTTCACTTGCCGTGCGAAAATGTGCTGCCATGGCCAATTCGAGTCCGCCACCTAACGCAAAACCGTTTACAGCAGCAATGACAGGGGTAGATAAATGTGCTACAAAATCGAATAATTTAGCCTGTCCTTCGGCGGCTAACTGTTCTCCCTGTGCTACAGAAAAATCGGAAAATTCGCTAATATCTGCTCCTGCAACAAATGCTTTCTCTCCGCTTCCGGTTACAATTATCACCTTTATCTTCTTATCTGCATCCGCCTTCTTAAAAGCTTCGTGCAGCTCTTTTATAGTTTCCCTGTTTAAGGCGTTTAATTTTGCGGGGCGGTTGATGGTAATGGTTGTAATTCCGTTTTGGGTTTCGGATAAAAGATTCTTATAGCTCATAGTGATTGCAGTTTGGAAATAAAAGTTGGTTTGTATTGTAAAAATACGAAACTCGCTATAATTGTTTTGGAAAAGCGACTTTAAATGTGGTTTGTTCTCCGGGAATCGAGGTAAGGGTAATTTCTCCGTTGTAGGTTTCAACTATTTTTTTGACCATAGCCAGTCCAAGTCCCATCCCGCTTGTTTTGGTAGTGAATTTGGGTTCAAAAACCTTTTCCATATTCTCTTCAGCTATGCCTAGACCATTGTCTTTAACGGTAATTACTGCATTATTCCCTTCCGAAAAAACGTTCACTTCAATGCGAGGTTCTTCAGGATTTTTCTGTTCTATGGAATAAATACTGTTTTTTATTAAATTGGTAATTACCCGAATGAGTTGGGTACGGTCAAATCTGGCTATGATTTTCTCTTCTTCAGAAAAGAAATAAATATACTCTTCATTAAAAATATCGAGTGCCAGCTTCGTGATCTTTAGAACATTTAAAGTCTCATCTTGTTGTGCCGGCATTTGGGCATAGGTAGAAAATGCCGAAGCAATCGAACTCATGGTGTCTATTTGTTGGATAAGCGTTTTTGTGTATTCATCCAGCTTCTTATTTACATCCGGGTCGTTCACATCGAATTTTCGCTGAAAACTTTGCACCGTCAATCGCATGGGTGTCAACGGATTCTTTATCTCGTGAGCTACCTGCTTCGCCATCTCTCTCCAGGCGGCTTCCCGCTCGTTAGCTGCCAGTTGTGCCGCACTTATTTCCAGTTCATCAATCATGCTGTTGTAGGCGTTTACCAGCGTAGATATTTCCCGAGTATTGTCTTCTACAAGAATTCGCTTGTTCCGCTTGTCTAATCGGGTTTCAGTAATTTTTAAACTAATGGCATTTAAGGAACGGGTAATATATTTCGACAGAAAATAGGCGAGTGCAATTGCAATAAGCAACATGAGAATATAGGCATACCCCAAACGGGTAAGGTTTTCCTTTAATTCCTTGTTTAAGAACCCATCATCTTCAATATAGGGTAGGTTTAAAATTGCCAGGGGTTTAAAATAGCTATCGGTAATATAAGAATAGGACGATTGATAATTTTGTTCGTCTTCTTTAAATTCTTCGACGTAATGATGGTTGGGAGCGCTTTCAAGAGCCAACATTATCTCCTTCGACAATTTAGTATGAGTGGTGTCTTTAAAAAAGGTTGCTTTGGAAGATTTTAGTAAAACCCCGTCCAAATCATATAGGTACAATTCGAGGTTGTGGATGTTTTTTATTTCATAAATCTTATCCTTAAAAATTAGCGGGATATTTTCAGTATCTACAGGATAAGTGGTCGTTTTTAAAGCATAATTTATATTTTCCCGAATGGCAGATTCTTTCCGCAGCAAACGCTCTCGATGATAGTCTTCAGCTTCTTCACGGTACTGATACACGGTCACCGCGGCAATTAAAATAGAGGCTCCTATTACCAATAAGAGCATCGATAAAAATATTCGAAAACGCAGTGACTTAGTGAAATTCATGAATCCCGATTTGTGGAGGAAAGATAACAATAATTGCACCAAAGTAGGAATCTACATTTTAGTGAAATTTACCGAGAGCAAATTACCCCTCCGTCCTACTAAGTCGTCCACCTCCCCTTTAAGGGGAGGAATATTCTTGTTTTCAGATATGAGTTATTTACTTTCTCTAATTCGTTTGTAAAAACGGTATCCCAGCATTATCAATACCGAAAACAATACAATTCCCAGCACCCCGTAGATCCAGTTAATGGAATTTTTCAGAATGACCAAGAACACGATAGCAAATAAAATAATAGTAGCCCCTTCATTAAAAATTCGCATAAAATTGGAAGAGTGCTTTACAACATCATTCTGTAGTTGCTTAAAAATACTATGACATTTTAGATGATAAATAATAAGCAATACTACAAAACCTAATTTAACCTGCATCCACCCATCCGTAAGATAAAAC
This genomic stretch from Ulvibacter sp. MAR_2010_11 harbors:
- a CDS encoding metal-dependent transcriptional regulator, producing MFSLAEENYLKAIYHLEQQMQGEVSTNAIAERMDTKPSSVTDMVQKLAEKEVLSYKKYKGTLLTPNGRKIAASVIRKHRLWEVFLVEKLNFHWDEVHEIAEQLEHIQSDELVTRLDKFLGNPDFDPHGDPIPDKHGNVKRTEKKLLSECNKNQRGVCVGVKETSPEFLQYLDKRKISIGTKVKVLGKEFFDGSMIIQVGSDQFFISQKIAENLYVQTN
- a CDS encoding TerB family tellurite resistance protein — encoded protein: MIRWFAAILGYTFFRFPGAILGFLIGSLLDNLIGKKGSSFQQVFQPQQGDRVTPADFELNLLSLASLVIKADGTVNKSELDYVRQYFVQAYGAERANATFRVFNEVIKKRQVSAVHICQLLRSRTRYESRLQILHFLFSIANADGHVSNPEVAEIHKISGYLGVQFRDFESIKAMFFKNPDSAYKILEIERTATDLEVKAAYRNMAKKYHPDKLQHMDAAYQKGAEEKFRKVREAYEQLQKERGF
- a CDS encoding BrxA/BrxB family bacilliredoxin; amino-acid sequence: MYPAELVQPMREDLTKVGFTELYTADEVNNAIAKEGTTLVVVNSVCGCAAANARPGATMSLQNTKKPDNIVTVFAGVDREAVDAARAHMIPFPPSSPSMALFKNGELVHMLERHHIEGRPATMIAENLMGAYNEHC
- a CDS encoding 1-acyl-sn-glycerol-3-phosphate acyltransferase; its protein translation is MKQLYKIVSYPFSALFFILFGLNLLFFHPIQWICLNIFGYQAHKKSVDYFNWVIIRLLHIVGTTYSVKILESIPRNIPIIIASNHQSMWDISPLIWFLRKCHPKFISKIELGKGIPSVSFNLKYGGSVLIDRKNPQQATEQIAKIAKYISRHNRSVVIFPEGTRSRNGVPKTFHRKGLTILFKNAPEAYVLPVTVNNSWKLQQNGLFPIPLGVRLHFLVHPAIKVSEYTSEALIDKVEKQIKDAVIN
- a CDS encoding PA0069 family radical SAM protein is translated as MSEQFLKGRGAQKNVANRFFELRHEIRDDFLNFCDAEGEEAESNKTNYIDVFPKTFVNKVDSPDVGMGFSANPYQGCEHGCVYCYARNSHEYWGYGAGLDFERNILIKTNAPQLLEEKLKSKSWQPHPIVFSGNTDCYQPIERKLEITRKCLEVMLRWKHPTGIITKNSLLLRDLDILKELAKLNCIVVNISVTSLSEETRRLLEPRTASIKQRLKTVEVLSENNIPVRVMMAPIIPSLNSHEILPLVKKVAELGALDVGHTIVRLNGQIAELFTDWAHKTIPDRAERILHQIAECHGGKLNDSRFGMRMRGEGTIATQINDTIKLARKKYLKDRKIPPLDGSHYLQLKNPQTSLF
- a CDS encoding enoyl-CoA hydratase/isomerase family protein; this encodes MSYKNLLSETQNGITTITINRPAKLNALNRETIKELHEAFKKADADKKIKVIIVTGSGEKAFVAGADISEFSDFSVAQGEQLAAEGQAKLFDFVAHLSTPVIAAVNGFALGGGLELAMAAHFRTASENAKMGLPEVSLGVIPGYGGTQRLPHLVGKGRAMELIMTAGMIDAHQALQYGLVNHVTSREELMDLTIAIAEKIKRNSSVAIASAIAAINAGYEDGENGFDEEITQFGKCFGTADFHEGTQAFLEKRKANFPGK
- a CDS encoding PAS domain-containing sensor histidine kinase, which codes for MNFTKSLRFRIFLSMLLLVIGASILIAAVTVYQYREEAEDYHRERLLRKESAIRENINYALKTTTYPVDTENIPLIFKDKIYEIKNIHNLELYLYDLDGVLLKSSKATFFKDTTHTKLSKEIMLALESAPNHHYVEEFKEDEQNYQSSYSYITDSYFKPLAILNLPYIEDDGFLNKELKENLTRLGYAYILMLLIAIALAYFLSKYITRSLNAISLKITETRLDKRNKRILVEDNTREISTLVNAYNSMIDELEISAAQLAANEREAAWREMAKQVAHEIKNPLTPMRLTVQSFQRKFDVNDPDVNKKLDEYTKTLIQQIDTMSSIASAFSTYAQMPAQQDETLNVLKITKLALDIFNEEYIYFFSEEEKIIARFDRTQLIRVITNLIKNSIYSIEQKNPEEPRIEVNVFSEGNNAVITVKDNGLGIAEENMEKVFEPKFTTKTSGMGLGLAMVKKIVETYNGEITLTSIPGEQTTFKVAFPKQL
- a CDS encoding CopD family protein, with translation MEYNYIKSLHLIFVITWFAGLFYIVRLFVYQIEAYYKPSPDKEILGAQFKIMSKRLWYIITWPSMILATGFAIWLVVLRPFYLTDGWMQVKLGFVVLLIIYHLKCHSIFKQLQNDVVKHSSNFMRIFNEGATIILFAIVFLVILKNSINWIYGVLGIVLFSVLIMLGYRFYKRIRESK